The following are encoded in a window of Paenibacillaceae bacterium GAS479 genomic DNA:
- a CDS encoding transcriptional regulator, TetR family → MKTSDDQLVESTKTRRRGKELEIAILKAVQVELSTVGYSNLTMEGVAERSGTSKAVLYRRWPNRAELVLAAIHARVPLPLEEVPDTGNLRDDVLSVLRSMNKNISEIVWDALFGLMADIGNISLAELLFPNGRQNRTMTIVLQRAVDRGEIRPDAINSRILILPIDLARHEILLYSKPMSEETIVEIVDEVFLPLVAK, encoded by the coding sequence ATGAAAACTTCGGATGATCAACTCGTTGAAAGTACCAAGACAAGGCGTAGGGGCAAGGAGCTTGAGATCGCTATTTTAAAAGCGGTACAGGTGGAGCTTTCTACTGTGGGATATTCGAATCTCACGATGGAAGGAGTTGCGGAACGATCTGGGACAAGCAAAGCCGTCTTATATCGCCGCTGGCCGAATCGCGCAGAGCTTGTGCTGGCTGCAATTCACGCGCGAGTTCCTTTGCCTTTAGAGGAAGTCCCGGATACAGGGAATTTGCGGGATGACGTTTTGAGTGTGCTCAGATCGATGAATAAAAATATTTCGGAGATCGTTTGGGACGCTTTATTTGGACTTATGGCAGACATTGGGAACATTTCACTTGCTGAATTGCTCTTTCCTAATGGCCGGCAAAACAGAACGATGACAATTGTGCTGCAGCGAGCTGTGGATCGAGGCGAAATTCGCCCAGACGCCATCAATTCGCGAATTTTGATACTGCCCATCGATCTCGCTCGGCATGAAATACTGTTATATAGTAAACCGATGTCGGAAGAAACCATAGTTGAAATCGTGGATGAGGTGTTTTTGCCTCTTGTAGCGAAGTAA
- a CDS encoding YqzE-like protein → MDSQEWIKDMTVRIVTYVETPRTVHKQKRKQRKQKREPWLTRWFGMSGMGISLWLRGFKR, encoded by the coding sequence ATGGATTCTCAGGAATGGATCAAGGATATGACGGTGAGAATCGTTACCTACGTGGAAACACCGCGTACCGTTCACAAGCAGAAGCGCAAGCAGCGCAAGCAGAAACGGGAGCCTTGGCTAACTCGCTGGTTCGGCATGTCAGGTATGGGAATAAGTCTTTGGCTGCGTGGATTCAAGCGTTAG
- a CDS encoding FAD dependent oxidoreductase: MKNKFEADVVVIGGGPAGLCAAIAAGRQGASVILIERYGFVGGMSTAASVYPWMTFHTAQGEQVIKGVAEEIVSRLIDRGGSPGHLRDTIGFTYSITPYDAEIFKVLAVEMLKEAGVKLLAHSFVDEVLVSNRIIQSVRLTGKSGRIDVFGKQFIDATGDADVAYLAGAATIKGRQEDGRTQPMTMKFRMRGVDLNAVRQAIQDNPDNFYPKTLFAELDQLPLTAVSGFYAEWKAANVPINRDQVLFFTGPADDEVLVNCTRVQGMDATDIEQLTEAEEEGRKQVLLMAKFLQEYIPGFAKASISSVGAQIGVRESRRIDGLYCLTIGDVVQGRRFADGIARSGYPVDLHDPTGKGVAASFIEGSGAYDIPFGCLIPKGIDNLLAAGRCISTTHEALATTRLTPSCMATGEAAGTAAALAVATNTALPAEVNIEQLRDVLRQGNVVL, from the coding sequence ATGAAAAATAAGTTTGAAGCAGATGTAGTCGTTATCGGTGGGGGGCCGGCCGGTTTATGTGCAGCCATTGCTGCAGGACGCCAAGGGGCATCCGTCATCTTGATCGAACGGTATGGATTTGTAGGCGGGATGTCTACAGCGGCTTCTGTTTATCCTTGGATGACCTTCCACACCGCGCAAGGTGAGCAGGTCATTAAGGGCGTCGCAGAAGAAATAGTAAGCCGCTTGATTGATCGTGGCGGTTCGCCTGGTCATCTGCGCGATACGATCGGTTTCACATACAGTATTACCCCCTACGATGCTGAGATTTTTAAAGTACTGGCGGTTGAGATGCTTAAGGAAGCTGGTGTTAAACTGCTTGCTCACAGCTTTGTCGATGAGGTATTAGTATCGAATCGGATCATTCAATCGGTGCGGCTGACCGGTAAGTCGGGCAGGATTGATGTTTTTGGCAAACAATTTATCGATGCAACTGGCGATGCTGACGTTGCTTATTTAGCTGGAGCGGCAACGATAAAGGGTCGGCAGGAGGACGGCCGCACACAACCGATGACGATGAAATTCCGTATGCGTGGTGTTGACCTGAATGCGGTGCGTCAGGCGATCCAGGACAATCCGGATAACTTTTACCCCAAAACGCTTTTTGCTGAGCTGGATCAGCTTCCGCTAACAGCCGTTTCCGGGTTTTACGCCGAATGGAAAGCGGCAAATGTACCGATTAACCGCGATCAGGTGTTGTTTTTCACAGGACCGGCTGACGACGAAGTGTTGGTCAACTGTACCCGAGTGCAGGGCATGGACGCGACGGACATCGAGCAGCTGACAGAAGCCGAGGAAGAAGGTCGCAAGCAAGTGTTGCTTATGGCCAAATTTTTACAAGAATATATTCCTGGCTTCGCCAAAGCGTCCATCTCGTCAGTTGGCGCACAGATCGGTGTTCGGGAGTCGCGGCGCATCGATGGGCTCTATTGTTTGACCATTGGGGATGTTGTCCAAGGAAGGCGTTTTGCCGACGGCATTGCTCGCAGCGGCTACCCTGTGGATTTGCATGACCCGACGGGCAAAGGCGTGGCAGCTTCTTTTATTGAAGGAAGCGGTGCTTATGATATTCCATTTGGTTGCCTTATTCCAAAAGGTATAGATAACTTACTCGCTGCTGGACGCTGCATATCAACGACCCATGAAGCACTTGCGACGACACGGCTGACGCCGAGCTGCATGGCTACGGGAGAAGCGGCCGGTACAGCGGCTGCGCTTGCCGTTGCAACGAACACGGCATTGCCTGCTGAGGTGAATATCGAGCAGTTGCGGGATGTACTGCGGCAAGGGAATGTTGTGTTGTAG
- a CDS encoding N-acetylmuramoyl-L-alanine amidase, which yields MKVWMMAGAALTACLLTGSTAAAADQPAPIIEAPSEMRGLSYQGALPYAEVLIDAGHGGIDGGTFHKDLLEKNINLAVSKKLLVRLQQLGVSAVLNRSGDYALSDDNRWLGSRSRHQKDLSQRSGLTQEINTGMLVSLHVNFSKRSAAHGPVVLHQKNRGESVLLALCIQDSLNQQQKTNELPRAGNPFYLLNTVKQPAVIVEMGFISNENDRDMLTSEQGQTQIAEAIASGLRQYKLLFR from the coding sequence ATGAAGGTATGGATGATGGCCGGAGCGGCCCTAACAGCTTGTCTCCTTACAGGCTCCACAGCTGCGGCGGCGGATCAGCCGGCTCCTATAATCGAAGCGCCGAGTGAAATGCGCGGACTCAGCTATCAGGGTGCTCTGCCTTATGCTGAAGTTCTGATCGATGCTGGACATGGTGGAATTGACGGTGGCACTTTTCATAAGGATTTACTGGAGAAAAACATCAATCTGGCTGTATCCAAAAAACTGCTCGTTCGCCTGCAGCAGCTCGGGGTCAGCGCCGTGCTTAATCGCAGTGGAGATTATGCTCTTAGCGATGACAATCGCTGGCTCGGCAGCCGCTCCAGACATCAAAAGGATCTATCGCAGCGGTCAGGCCTGACTCAGGAGATCAACACAGGCATGCTGGTCAGCCTGCATGTGAACTTCTCCAAACGCAGTGCAGCACACGGACCCGTCGTTCTTCACCAGAAAAATCGTGGAGAAAGCGTCCTGCTTGCTCTTTGCATTCAAGATTCACTCAATCAGCAGCAAAAAACAAACGAGCTGCCAAGAGCCGGCAACCCGTTTTATTTACTGAATACAGTTAAGCAACCTGCTGTCATTGTAGAGATGGGGTTCATCAGCAATGAGAATGACCGCGACATGCTTACGTCTGAACAGGGCCAGACGCAAATTGCCGAAGCCATCGCCTCAGGACTGCGGCAATATAAGCTTCTCTTCCGCTGA
- a CDS encoding carbohydrate ABC transporter substrate-binding protein, CUT1 family: MKRKRVGYLALFLAMTTAATACSGNTNGETTTPMDSTDKKVELKFATWGNPAQLELYQGLFAKFNETHPNIEVKIDTIPFADYQQKISVLAAGRELPDIAWISERMVPQFMANGILADITDVADDPSFNKDDIIPSTLDLFRKDDKLYGVPFSTPPSVVFYNKNLFEKAGLTSPNELAEQGKWTWEEFVKSAKLISDGPTSGRTYGANFFRDWKTWIMLASYSWSNGSAPFKEDMSKFTWNDAYGVETLKMLQTMMFVDKSHPKAGEQVSFESGKLGMIFDNYSFVSKARTIKDFKWSIAPMPSGSKGTVPMMGQAGYVLFKESKHPKEAKELIKFLAGQEGIQTTSAFFVPPRKSVLSSDAFLKQEGNPDPADIKQAVIDEMPKAKVQPGHIQWQKIDTEILSGFDRLFGQSGTPEEILKGIQEKVDPLLNK, from the coding sequence ATGAAGCGAAAGAGGGTTGGCTATCTCGCATTGTTCCTTGCCATGACAACGGCCGCAACCGCGTGTAGCGGCAATACGAATGGCGAGACAACAACGCCAATGGATTCTACCGACAAGAAGGTTGAGTTGAAATTTGCGACATGGGGAAATCCAGCGCAGCTCGAACTGTACCAAGGTCTGTTTGCCAAGTTTAATGAAACTCATCCGAACATCGAGGTTAAAATCGACACGATACCGTTCGCTGACTACCAGCAGAAAATTTCAGTTCTCGCTGCGGGGCGGGAGTTACCGGATATTGCATGGATCTCCGAACGGATGGTTCCGCAATTTATGGCCAATGGTATTTTGGCAGATATCACCGATGTGGCTGACGATCCGTCATTCAACAAGGATGACATCATTCCCTCAACATTGGATCTGTTCCGGAAGGATGATAAGCTTTACGGAGTACCATTTTCGACGCCGCCCAGCGTTGTATTTTATAACAAGAATCTGTTTGAGAAAGCAGGGCTTACTTCGCCCAATGAACTAGCGGAGCAAGGCAAGTGGACTTGGGAAGAATTCGTTAAGTCGGCCAAACTTATCTCGGACGGTCCGACCTCAGGCCGGACATACGGGGCTAACTTCTTCCGGGACTGGAAAACTTGGATTATGCTCGCCTCCTATTCTTGGTCGAATGGTAGTGCTCCTTTCAAGGAAGATATGAGCAAATTCACGTGGAACGATGCCTACGGTGTAGAGACGCTTAAAATGCTCCAGACCATGATGTTCGTTGACAAGTCTCATCCGAAGGCTGGTGAGCAGGTTAGCTTCGAATCCGGTAAATTAGGCATGATTTTTGATAATTACAGCTTTGTTTCGAAAGCGCGTACAATTAAAGATTTCAAATGGAGTATCGCGCCGATGCCATCTGGCTCTAAAGGCACAGTTCCGATGATGGGGCAGGCCGGTTATGTGTTGTTCAAGGAAAGTAAACATCCGAAGGAAGCAAAGGAGCTGATCAAGTTCCTCGCCGGGCAGGAAGGTATACAAACGACATCCGCGTTTTTTGTACCGCCACGCAAGTCGGTGCTGAGCTCGGACGCATTCCTGAAGCAGGAAGGTAACCCTGATCCGGCCGATATCAAGCAGGCTGTCATCGATGAGATGCCGAAAGCCAAAGTGCAGCCAGGCCATATCCAGTGGCAGAAGATTGATACGGAAATTTTATCAGGCTTCGACCGTTTGTTTGGACAATCCGGCACTCCTGAAGAAATATTGAAGGGGATCCAGGAGAAGGTTGACCCACTGCTTAACAAGTAA
- a CDS encoding drug resistance transporter, EmrB/QacA subfamily codes for MEKQDGVALHQQEQEAASKKMMWILIIGILAPLFDTTITNVAIDTLGRDLNATVSTIQWVMTSYLLALGMVIPLTGWAVERFGGKQMWLFSLTVFLFGSILCSLAWNVESLIFFRIIQGIGGGLLMPIMQTMGVRASGGQKMGKTMAVAGLPALLGPILGPVLGGLIIGNLSWRWIFFVNIPICIVAIIMAWKGLPKDEPEANTQKLDTLGLLLLSPAIVLIIYGLGEVGSNNGFGHAAVLVPFIAGVLLLIAFALHALRKANSALIDLALFKVRSFTVSSMLLFLSGLTTYGSMLLLPLYYQQIRGESVLISGLLLVPQGIGMLLTRTLAGKLTDQIGSRPVVLVGTILVLVGTLPFLQAGTDTNQIYLSVALIIRGAGLGAIFMPVMASAYLDLSTKQVPHASSTTRIMQQIGGAFGASMIAIILQNQLAAQPTQDIAARAVAFDQTFLWSLCFTALALIPAALLPRVKS; via the coding sequence ATGGAGAAACAGGATGGAGTGGCTCTTCATCAGCAGGAGCAGGAGGCTGCTTCCAAAAAAATGATGTGGATACTCATCATCGGTATTCTCGCGCCATTGTTCGATACGACGATTACGAATGTTGCCATCGATACATTGGGGCGTGATCTAAATGCCACGGTGTCGACCATTCAATGGGTCATGACAAGTTATCTGCTTGCGCTTGGAATGGTTATTCCGCTTACAGGTTGGGCGGTAGAGCGCTTTGGCGGCAAACAAATGTGGTTGTTTTCTTTAACCGTGTTTCTGTTTGGTTCCATTTTGTGCAGCTTGGCGTGGAATGTAGAAAGCCTGATATTTTTCCGGATCATTCAAGGAATCGGCGGCGGTCTACTGATGCCTATTATGCAAACGATGGGAGTGCGCGCTTCCGGCGGACAAAAAATGGGCAAAACGATGGCGGTTGCTGGCTTGCCTGCACTGCTTGGGCCGATACTCGGGCCGGTATTGGGCGGTTTAATTATTGGTAATTTAAGCTGGCGCTGGATATTTTTTGTGAATATCCCGATTTGCATCGTAGCTATAATCATGGCTTGGAAAGGATTGCCTAAAGATGAGCCTGAAGCGAACACCCAGAAGCTAGACACGCTGGGGCTTCTGCTGCTTTCTCCGGCAATTGTTCTGATTATTTATGGATTAGGAGAGGTAGGCTCCAATAACGGTTTCGGCCATGCCGCCGTCCTCGTTCCCTTTATAGCAGGTGTGCTGTTATTGATTGCTTTTGCTTTACACGCTTTGAGAAAAGCAAACTCAGCTCTTATTGATTTAGCTCTATTTAAAGTACGTTCCTTTACGGTGTCCTCCATGTTGTTGTTCTTATCCGGCCTTACCACCTATGGATCGATGCTGCTGCTGCCGCTTTACTATCAGCAAATTCGCGGTGAATCCGTACTTATTTCTGGATTGCTGCTCGTTCCTCAAGGAATCGGCATGCTGCTCACTCGCACGTTAGCGGGCAAATTGACCGATCAAATCGGTTCCCGCCCCGTTGTGCTGGTTGGAACTATTTTAGTCCTAGTGGGAACGTTGCCTTTTTTGCAAGCAGGTACCGATACAAACCAAATTTATTTGTCAGTGGCTCTCATCATAAGAGGTGCTGGGCTTGGGGCTATTTTCATGCCCGTCATGGCTTCTGCGTACCTCGACTTATCAACTAAACAAGTCCCGCATGCGAGCAGCACTACCCGTATTATGCAGCAAATTGGAGGAGCTTTTGGCGCCTCCATGATCGCCATTATTTTACAAAATCAGCTTGCTGCACAGCCGACTCAAGATATTGCTGCAAGAGCAGTTGCTTTTGATCAAACGTTCCTGTGGTCGTTGTGTTTTACAGCTCTGGCGCTTATTCCGGCGGCGTTGCTGCCCAGGGTAAAAAGCTGA
- a CDS encoding Helicase conserved C-terminal domain-containing protein — MTRTVKEGGMGRLHPLVDLRMDRSWFEELQARIDRNGPWDDWTLYQLAMEAEQSRRIESFEELQCIRFLNGLEPMKHQTETAVRVLHDMGGRAILADEVGLGKTIEAGLILKEYLVRGLVRKALILVPASLVLQWVRELNTKFGITAIAQKRAHTWNYDVVVASIDTAKREPHRELLLGTDYDMLIIDEAHKLKNKKTTNYQFITQLRKKYCLLLTATPVQNDLEELYNLITLLKPGQLGGHGEFASNFVVGKRMPKNEGQLQEALSSVMIRNRRGEGDVKFTKRIVRNVPLHLSKEEMDLYEAVTAFVKERYEESGGNLTSMLSLVTLQREVCSSRDSVFLTLVNMFKKTAEDSPVRGKIWELIEVIKQIKSNTKAEKAMELVRESDGKAIIFTEYRATQEYLLQFFRGSDITAVPYRGGMGRGKKDWMMDLFRGRAQVMIATEAGGEGINLQFCSRIINFDLPWNPMRVEQRIGRVHRLGQTEDVQIYNLCTLGTIEEHIVNLLHEKIDMFESVIGELDHILEKFEKEETMEERLARVLLEARDDQGIAQGIEHLGHSIRKLAEEPEEMASESLPENGESSPTPSRRGSRAARRHAINRMLDGASTIVEVDSP, encoded by the coding sequence ATGACGCGAACCGTCAAAGAGGGCGGAATGGGACGGCTGCATCCGCTCGTCGACCTGCGTATGGATCGCTCCTGGTTCGAGGAGCTGCAAGCCCGTATTGACCGCAATGGGCCTTGGGATGATTGGACTTTATATCAGCTGGCTATGGAGGCCGAGCAGTCTCGCCGCATCGAGAGCTTCGAAGAACTTCAGTGTATTCGTTTCTTGAACGGGCTTGAGCCGATGAAACATCAGACCGAAACCGCTGTGCGCGTTTTGCATGATATGGGTGGTAGAGCAATATTGGCGGATGAGGTCGGGCTTGGCAAAACGATCGAGGCCGGACTCATCCTCAAGGAATATCTCGTCCGGGGACTTGTGCGCAAAGCGCTTATTCTCGTGCCTGCATCGCTCGTTTTGCAGTGGGTACGCGAGCTCAATACCAAGTTCGGCATTACGGCTATTGCTCAAAAGCGGGCCCATACATGGAACTATGATGTTGTCGTCGCCTCCATCGACACCGCCAAGCGCGAACCGCATCGCGAGCTGCTGCTAGGCACCGACTATGACATGCTGATCATCGACGAGGCGCATAAGCTCAAAAACAAAAAAACGACCAACTACCAGTTCATCACGCAGCTGCGCAAAAAATACTGTCTGCTGCTCACCGCCACGCCGGTTCAGAATGATCTGGAGGAGCTGTACAATCTAATCACGCTGCTTAAACCGGGCCAGCTCGGCGGGCATGGCGAGTTTGCCTCCAACTTTGTCGTGGGCAAACGCATGCCGAAAAATGAAGGCCAATTACAAGAAGCTCTATCTTCAGTCATGATTCGCAACCGCCGAGGCGAGGGCGACGTTAAATTCACCAAGCGGATTGTCCGCAATGTGCCGCTCCACCTTTCTAAGGAGGAGATGGATCTATACGAGGCCGTCACTGCCTTTGTTAAAGAACGCTACGAGGAGAGCGGCGGGAATTTGACAAGCATGCTTTCGCTCGTCACGCTGCAGCGCGAGGTATGCTCAAGCCGCGACTCCGTTTTCCTGACGCTCGTCAATATGTTCAAAAAAACAGCCGAGGACTCCCCCGTGCGCGGCAAGATTTGGGAGCTCATCGAGGTCATCAAGCAGATCAAGTCCAACACCAAAGCGGAAAAAGCGATGGAGCTCGTCCGCGAGAGCGATGGCAAAGCCATTATTTTCACGGAATATCGGGCAACACAGGAGTATTTGCTGCAATTTTTCCGTGGCTCGGATATTACGGCTGTTCCGTACCGAGGTGGCATGGGACGTGGCAAAAAAGACTGGATGATGGATCTGTTCCGCGGTCGCGCTCAGGTCATGATCGCCACAGAAGCCGGCGGCGAAGGCATCAATCTGCAGTTTTGCAGCCGCATCATCAACTTTGACCTGCCTTGGAATCCAATGCGGGTTGAGCAGCGAATCGGGCGCGTCCATCGTCTCGGCCAAACCGAGGATGTGCAGATTTACAATCTGTGCACGCTGGGCACAATCGAAGAACATATCGTAAACCTGCTGCATGAAAAAATCGATATGTTTGAGTCCGTCATTGGTGAGCTTGATCATATTTTGGAAAAGTTCGAAAAAGAAGAAACAATGGAGGAACGGCTGGCCCGCGTTCTGCTTGAAGCCCGCGACGATCAGGGAATCGCACAGGGCATCGAGCATCTCGGCCATTCCATCCGCAAGCTGGCGGAAGAGCCGGAGGAAATGGCAAGCGAGTCGCTGCCGGAAAATGGCGAATCATCCCCCACGCCATCACGTAGAGGCTCACGCGCCGCCCGCCGTCATGCGATAAATCGGATGTTGGACGGTGCTTCAACGATCGTGGAGGTGGATTCACCGTGA
- a CDS encoding two component transcriptional regulator, AraC family codes for MIRVMLVEDEEVIRRGIASLIHQVSPHFKVVKEVSHGREALHYLNQNAIDAVITDIRIGEINGLQLLEKIREKFEDMPFLIISGYSDFTYAQKALQYGVSDYLLKPIDRKHLVCALDKIQAVLLKRSGKSTEPAEGEDVSEERQGPERRRLIRKIKEYIEAHPEGDLRLPTLADFVHMNPAYLSVLFKQETGINLSDQIATVRIERAKYLLSQTELKIYDIARLSGYQSPKHFMLVFKQLAGVTPSTFREQQTT; via the coding sequence ATGATACGTGTCATGCTCGTTGAAGACGAGGAAGTGATCCGCAGGGGCATTGCTTCGTTGATCCATCAGGTTTCACCTCATTTTAAAGTCGTGAAGGAAGTATCGCATGGCCGTGAAGCACTCCATTATCTGAACCAAAACGCCATCGATGCGGTCATTACGGACATTCGTATAGGTGAAATAAACGGTCTGCAACTGCTGGAGAAAATCCGCGAGAAGTTTGAGGATATGCCATTTCTCATTATTAGCGGATACAGCGACTTCACCTATGCTCAGAAAGCGCTACAGTATGGGGTCTCTGATTATTTGCTGAAGCCTATCGATCGGAAACATCTGGTATGCGCGCTCGACAAAATCCAGGCGGTTCTGCTCAAGCGCAGCGGCAAGAGCACTGAACCTGCGGAAGGTGAAGACGTTTCAGAGGAGCGCCAAGGTCCAGAGAGACGGCGCTTAATACGCAAAATTAAAGAATACATCGAGGCTCATCCGGAAGGAGACTTACGGCTGCCGACGCTGGCTGATTTTGTTCATATGAATCCAGCCTATTTGAGTGTGCTGTTCAAGCAGGAAACCGGCATTAATCTGTCCGATCAGATCGCGACCGTCCGTATTGAGCGTGCAAAATACTTACTATCTCAGACTGAGCTGAAAATTTATGATATTGCCCGGCTATCCGGTTATCAGAGTCCCAAACATTTCATGCTTGTATTCAAGCAGTTAGCCGGCGTAACGCCCAGCACATTCCGCGAACAACAAACAACTTAA
- a CDS encoding carbohydrate ABC transporter membrane protein 1, CUT1 family yields MQSIVVNRENKVKKRRSRSPLDRDSNRTGWLFVAPMVLGFALLLFIPLMMALYMSLTDWPLLGEATFVGLDNYRIILGDREFWKVLGNTLYFAVGLVPLNIGLALLLALPLAGKLPGMGIFRTVIFIPVMTSLIVWSIVWKYMFATDSGFINQLLQLLGVTGPSWLYDQNLAMPVVIITSVLKNVGLNMVLFIAALQQVPVHLYEAAKLDGANKFTTFFRITLPMITHTLFLTIIMTIIGSLKVFGQIYVMTQGGPVGSTEVLVYYIWEKAFKLYEFGYSSALAYVLFIIILALTLLQWGLRKRWVMHES; encoded by the coding sequence ATGCAATCGATCGTAGTTAACCGCGAGAACAAGGTCAAAAAGAGGCGCAGTCGGAGTCCGCTCGATCGAGATTCGAACCGAACGGGTTGGCTCTTCGTTGCACCGATGGTGCTTGGATTCGCGTTGCTTCTGTTTATACCTCTTATGATGGCGTTGTATATGAGCCTGACGGATTGGCCGCTGCTGGGAGAGGCTACATTCGTTGGACTGGATAACTACCGGATAATTTTGGGCGATAGAGAGTTTTGGAAGGTGCTAGGCAACACTCTTTACTTCGCTGTTGGCCTGGTCCCGCTTAACATTGGGCTGGCGCTGTTATTGGCGCTCCCTCTGGCGGGCAAGTTACCGGGGATGGGTATTTTCCGGACCGTAATTTTTATTCCGGTCATGACATCTCTCATTGTCTGGTCGATCGTCTGGAAGTACATGTTTGCAACCGATTCCGGCTTTATCAACCAATTACTTCAGTTGCTCGGGGTGACCGGACCGTCCTGGTTATATGACCAGAACTTAGCGATGCCGGTCGTCATTATTACAAGTGTTCTTAAAAATGTAGGATTGAATATGGTGCTCTTTATCGCAGCATTGCAGCAGGTGCCAGTTCACTTGTATGAAGCGGCGAAGCTCGATGGCGCCAATAAATTCACGACCTTTTTCCGCATTACACTGCCAATGATCACGCATACATTGTTTTTGACGATCATCATGACCATCATCGGCTCGCTCAAAGTGTTCGGGCAAATTTACGTAATGACTCAGGGAGGACCAGTAGGCAGCACAGAGGTGTTGGTGTATTATATTTGGGAAAAAGCGTTCAAACTTTATGAATTTGGCTACTCTTCAGCCCTGGCCTATGTGCTGTTTATCATTATTTTAGCGCTGACACTCCTCCAATGGGGCTTAAGAAAGAGGTGGGTCATGCATGAAAGCTGA
- a CDS encoding cytochrome c551/cytochrome c550 encodes MKNRVWLHVGLTLIVVGSLAGCGGGSKNEGNVGNENTNRTSNSKPATTYKENCMSCHGGELQGGMGPSLQKAGAKLTKDQLATIITNGRGGMPSFKDRLSTEEIDNLAAWLAEKK; translated from the coding sequence TTGAAAAATCGAGTATGGTTGCATGTAGGATTAACTCTGATTGTTGTTGGCTCTCTGGCTGGATGCGGTGGTGGATCGAAAAATGAAGGAAATGTAGGCAACGAAAACACGAATCGAACATCGAACTCGAAGCCGGCGACAACCTACAAGGAGAACTGTATGTCCTGCCATGGTGGCGAGCTTCAAGGTGGAATGGGCCCCAGCTTGCAAAAAGCTGGCGCCAAGCTGACGAAGGATCAGCTTGCCACCATCATTACGAACGGACGAGGCGGAATGCCGAGCTTTAAGGATCGGCTCAGCACCGAGGAAATTGACAACTTGGCGGCTTGGTTGGCTGAGAAGAAATAG
- a CDS encoding carbohydrate ABC transporter membrane protein 2, CUT1 family gives MKADHLSMRRSDRLSGAVQYVLLTAVSAVMLMPFLWMISTSLKEPAKVFLFPPQFIPSPIRLSNYTEVLQSIPFHLFYWNSVYIAALVTLGTIFFASLAGYAFARIPFWGRGVVFLLLLSTMMIPNEVIAIPMFLFLREIGLINTHVPLILLPIFGAGGVFGVFVMRQFFLGIPKELEEAAMVDGYSRSQIYSRIMMPLAKPAIATLVIFTFLASWNDFFDPLIYISDRELMTLPLALSLFTDESGTAWHHLMSASVMATLPLLIIFFFAQKQFIEGVSMTGLKE, from the coding sequence ATGAAAGCTGACCACTTATCCATGCGGCGCTCGGACCGATTAAGCGGAGCGGTGCAGTATGTGTTACTAACGGCGGTGTCGGCCGTAATGCTCATGCCGTTTCTATGGATGATCTCTACATCGCTCAAAGAGCCTGCCAAAGTTTTCTTATTTCCACCGCAATTCATTCCGTCTCCAATACGTTTGAGTAACTACACGGAAGTGCTGCAAAGTATTCCTTTTCATCTGTTCTACTGGAACAGCGTTTACATTGCTGCACTTGTTACACTCGGCACTATATTCTTCGCTTCGCTGGCAGGGTATGCCTTCGCTCGGATTCCATTCTGGGGACGCGGAGTCGTATTCCTCCTGTTGCTAAGTACAATGATGATTCCGAATGAAGTAATCGCGATTCCTATGTTTCTGTTTCTGCGTGAGATCGGTCTGATTAATACCCATGTGCCGCTTATCTTGCTTCCAATCTTCGGCGCTGGCGGCGTATTCGGCGTGTTTGTCATGCGTCAGTTTTTCCTCGGCATTCCCAAGGAGTTGGAAGAAGCAGCGATGGTGGACGGTTACTCTCGCTCGCAAATCTATAGCAGAATTATGATGCCGCTAGCCAAACCGGCAATTGCAACACTGGTTATCTTTACGTTCCTTGCATCGTGGAACGATTTCTTCGATCCGCTGATCTATATTAGCGATAGAGAACTGATGACATTGCCGCTTGCGCTATCACTGTTTACCGATGAATCCGGGACTGCGTGGCATCATCTGATGAGCGCCTCCGTCATGGCGACGCTGCCGCTGCTCATCATTTTCTTTTTCGCCCAAAAGCAATTTATTGAAGGAGTATCCATGACGGGACTGAAGGAATAA